The Rhodothermus marinus DSM 4252 DNA segment CACGCCATGCAAAGCGGGCCATTGATTTTTTCAATCGAATCCTGAAATCGCTTTCTAAAAATTAACTTCGCAAAAATCTTAACCTCAGTTATTGACAAGAAAAAATTATTTTGCTAAATATTTTGCGGATCCAGTCGAAACACCCTTAAAAAAGTAAGGAGACAGAGCATGAGGACCACTCGACGCTACGCGCACGGGCTTCTGCTGACCGCCCTGGGTCTTTTGCTGGCCTCGCCGGTGCTGGCGGCCGACCCCTCGGGCAAGGCCACGCTGGAGGCCGACCCGACCGCTCCGGCGAATTTCGTCTGGGTACTGGTAGCCGCCTTCCTGGTCTTCTTCATGCAGCCGGGCTTCGCCCTGCTGGAGGCCGGCCTGACTCGGGCCAAAAACACGGTAAACATTCTCACGAAGAACGTGCTGGACTTCTGCATGGCGGCGCTGGCCTTCTGGGCCTTCGGTTATGCGCTGATGTTCGGCGGTTCGGGCATGGCGCCGGGACTGGAGCAGGGCAACCCGTTCATTGGCTACTCGGGCTTTTTCCTGACCGGTGAAGCCTACGACGTCAGCACGATCCTGTACTGGCTGTTCCAGATGGTCTTTGCCGCCACGGCCGCCACCATCGTCTCCGGAGCCATGGCCGAGCGGACGAAGGTGACGGCCTACCTGGCCTATTCTTTCCTGGTCAGCGCCCTCATTTATCCGATCTACGGACACTGGGTCTGGGGCGGCGGCTGGCTTGGCGAGATGGGCGCGGTGGACTTTGCCGGATCGGGCGTGGTGCATGCCGTCGGCGGCATCCTTGCCCTGATCGGCGCCAAAAAACTAGGGCCGCGCATCGGCAAGTACGATGAGCAGGGACGCCCCCGCCCCATTCCGGGCCACAACCTGGCGCTGGCCACGCTGGGCGTCTTCATCCTCTTCTTCGGCTGGTTCGGTTTCAATGCAGGAAGCACGGTGGCGGCCACCGAACTGCGCATCTCGGTGATCGCCACCAACACGGCGCTGGCGGCTGTGGCCGGGGGTGTGGCGGCCATGTACCTGACCATGATCCGCACGGGCCACGTCGATCTGCTGGCCACGGGCAACGGCATCCTGGCCGGTCTGGTGGCCATCACGGCACCCTGCGCCTTCGTGGCTCCCTGGGCGGCCGTGGTCATCGGCGCGCTCGGGGGCGTGGTCATGCTCTGGGCCGCGCACTTCGTCGAGCATACCCTGAAAATCGACGACCCCGTCGGTGCCTTCGCCGTGCACGGAGCGGCCGGTCTGTTCGGAGTGCTGGCCGTGGGCATCTTTGCCGACGGCACCTACGGCGTCAGCGGTCTGATCGTGGGCGACACGCACCAGCTGCTGGTTCAGCTCATCAGCATCGTGGCGCTGGTCCTGTGGACGAGCCTCACCGGATGGCTGCTCTTCACACTGCTGGACAAGGCGATGGGCCTGCGCGTCAGCCGCGAGCATGAACTGGCCGGACTCGACGTGACCGAGCACGGCGTCTCGGCCTACGTCTTCGAAAACGGTCTGGCCGAAAAGCCGGGCAAAATGGTCGGTGCCTGACCATGCAAAAATTCGCCATAGATCGAACGCCAACCCGTAACCAAAAAACAGGAGGTAGCATCATGGAAGTTGTGCTTGGCGCGCTATCCTTCGTGGTCATGGCCGGCATGTGGATCGTCGGTCCCCAGATCTTTCTGAAAAAGAAATAACGACG contains these protein-coding regions:
- a CDS encoding ammonium transporter codes for the protein MRTTRRYAHGLLLTALGLLLASPVLAADPSGKATLEADPTAPANFVWVLVAAFLVFFMQPGFALLEAGLTRAKNTVNILTKNVLDFCMAALAFWAFGYALMFGGSGMAPGLEQGNPFIGYSGFFLTGEAYDVSTILYWLFQMVFAATAATIVSGAMAERTKVTAYLAYSFLVSALIYPIYGHWVWGGGWLGEMGAVDFAGSGVVHAVGGILALIGAKKLGPRIGKYDEQGRPRPIPGHNLALATLGVFILFFGWFGFNAGSTVAATELRISVIATNTALAAVAGGVAAMYLTMIRTGHVDLLATGNGILAGLVAITAPCAFVAPWAAVVIGALGGVVMLWAAHFVEHTLKIDDPVGAFAVHGAAGLFGVLAVGIFADGTYGVSGLIVGDTHQLLVQLISIVALVLWTSLTGWLLFTLLDKAMGLRVSREHELAGLDVTEHGVSAYVFENGLAEKPGKMVGA